The region ACGTGCGTGCTGGCGTTCACGCTGCGGGGGACCGCACGCTGCCGTCCCGTCAGGCGACGCTGCTGCGCCAGCGGAACCCGGTCAAGGACCGCGAGGACCTCGCCCGTCTCTTCGCGGACGCCGCGCCCGGTGAGCGGGTGGTGGTCATCGGCATTCACGTCCGGCTGTTCGCGCGGCCCGTCGCCGCGTCCGGCCTGTACCGGATCATCACCCTCGCGTGCGTCTCACCCGGTTGTGGCAAGTTGTTAGTTGTTACGAGAGCAGCGGAGCGTCATGAAGGCAAGCGGCCTGAAGTTCAGGCCGCTTGCTGCACGGTCTCTCGCCCGGTGGTGAAGGCAGCTTGGTGATGCTGGTGACGGGAACGGGCGGGAACGGTGGAGCGGGCAGGATGATGAAGATTCGCGATCCGAGCGTGCAGGTCGAGACACCCTTGAGCTCGTTTTCGGGAGCGGAATCCGCGTTGTTGTCGTTCCTGTCGTCGGGGAGGACGAGGAGACTGCTCGACGAGGTTGTTCCAGCGAGCGGTCGAAACAACTTGTACGTGCTCCACGGAGTGGAGCACGGGGCGTTCCCGTTTCGCCGCACCGTCGCTCCACAACTTGTCAGTGTGAATGACCTCCGGCACGTCGTCCTTTTCTAACAACCGCTGAAAGAACGAGCGGGCAGCCTCGGTATCACGGTATTGTGGCAAGAAGACGTCCAACACGGCGCCGTGTTCATCAATCGCCCGCCACCGCCAGCGTTGACCCCACAAATGTCCACGTGCATTTCGTCGAGGTGCCACCGGGAATCCCGGCGGGGTTCCCGGTGGCGGCGTTCCTGAGCGAAAACGTCGCTGAAATTGATCCACCAGGTCCGGATCGACTCACGGGTGACAGCGATGCCCCGCTCAAGCAGGAGTTCTTCGACATCACGGTCACTGAGAGTGAAGCGGTGGGAGAGCCACACGGCATAGCCGATGACTGCAAGGGGGAACCGGGAGCCGGGAAGCTTCTGACCACTCAACCCCGCGCTACCCTACCTCAACAACTCGTCAGAACCATTTCTTATAGAGATCATCGCGACCTGGGGGCTCTGAAAGGGAACCGTAGTTAGAAGCTCAAGTGAGCTGACCGTGTTAGGGCGAGCTCAAGCGGCGGACGGCCTCGGCCGCCGTCACAATCGGGATGTTCCTGCCTTTGATGTAGTCGATGGTCTGCGCGAGGTAGGCCTGCTGGGTGGCGTCATGCTGCTCGTGGTTGCCGGGATGCAGCATAAAGACCAGCCAGCCCCCTTTGGCCTGGGCAGCGTCCACGGCGGTCTTGTAGGCCTCCAGGGTGTTCTGGCCGGCGTCGGTCCAGGAGCCCAACGCCACGCGGGTGATCCGGTAGTTGGTGTTCATGGGCAGGGGGTTGACCCCGCCCCGGTCCACAAACGCCGTCCGGTGGCTCTTGCACACGATTTTCCGCACGCGCTGATCCTGCTGACCATAGGGGTAGACGAAGTTGGTGACCTTCAGGCCCTGCGCTTCCAGTTCGCGCCGCGCCCCTTCAATTTCGGCGTCCAGTTCTGTGTCCGTCAGCGTGGTCAGGTCCGCGTGGGTGCGGCTGTGGTTGGCAATTTCCCAACCGGCACGTTGCAGGGCGCGGATCTGCTCAGCCGAAGCGAAGTAGGCGTCACCCGACATCATGTTCTGACTGGCGACGGCCGCCGTCATGACCGCGCCCTTCTCCTGAAACAGGGGCAGCAGTCGTTCCAGGTCGGCGGCCGTGCCGTCGTCACTCAGGAAGGTGACCAGTGGCCCGGCCGTGCCCTGGGGATTGGCGGCCTGGGGGGAGAGATTCTGCAGACAACCGGTGAGCGGCTCCAGTGGATCCAGCAGGTGGATGGGGGTGGCGCCACCGCTGAGGCGAATGTTGGACAGCCGCACCGTCCGTAGCTTCCGGGGCGCCAGGTCACGGTCGGGACCAATCAGGGCCAGCTCCTGAGCGCCACTGGCACGGGCCCGCTCGGCCGCCTGCGCGGTGGGTTCGCCGATCAGCCGGGTCACCCGTTCGGTGCCGGCAGTGGCCAGCAACAGGCTGAGACTGAACTGCTCCGGTGCGCGCGCATCAATCAACGGGAGTTTCAACACGACCGTGACCGTGCCCCGCGCACCAGGACGCAGGGTCTGGGACCCGGTGGCGGGAGTGCTCACACTGAAGCCGTACTCCAGGACGTCGTCTCCAGGCTCCAGCAGGCCTCGGCGCTGCGCGGCCCGTTCCAGCCCCTGGGCTTCCTCCGGGCGCAGACCGGCAAAGCCGAAGCTGTTGACCGGGGCGGGCAGCGACGGCAGGAAATCGCCGGGCCGGATGTTGCGGGCCACCAGTTCACGCGCCGCCGGTTCACCCTGTGTTCCGGTCAGGGCGGTCAGGGCAGTGCCACCGATACTCTGGCCGGCACGGGCGTACGCCACGAGGGTGAGGTTGTCCAGCGCGGCGCGGGTCTCGTTGACCACTTCAAAGGTGGTCCAGAGATAGCGGCGGTTGGCGGCGATGTCGTCGTGAAATCCGGCGGCGCTGCTGCGCAGTCGCACGGCGCTCTGGGCGCCCACCGACGGCCCGGCGGACTGCAGGGCGACGCTGGGCGTCGATTGGGCGCTCAGGGCGCCGCGCCCCGGATTGGTCAGGGTAAGGGTATAGGCGGCCAGTCCATCGGCCGGCGTCACGGCGGGGAGTTCCAGGCTGGTTTGGTTGGTCGGCGTCCGGGGCGCGCTACAGGCTCCCAGCGCCAGAGGCAGCAGCAGACAGGCGGTCCGGGAAAACGAATGGGGGAACAGGTTCATGACAACTCCTGAGAAGATGAAAGGCCAAAAAATCACCTGCCACCGCATATGGCGGTGCAGGCACTCACCCCGGAATGATAGTTCTCACGCCCAATGGGTACAGATGTGAGGTTTTTATCTTTTCCTCAGACACATCCATGCTCCAGGGCAGCAGACGCTGTCCGGTCTTGACAGCTTTCATTGTCCTGGCTGACCGTTTTCCCACCGTTCAGGCGCCGCCCCACCCGCAGCCCTCAGGGCAGAGGAAGCGCTTCCCCATCCCGCGGCCTGTACGACTGTCTGCCTGCCCGGGCTTTTGAGAGGCGCCCTCAGGAGCCGGCCCCCACAGTCGAGCAAGGACCCTGCCCTGCTGACATCGCCGCGCGATGGGGGCCGCTGCGCAGCACCCCAGGTGCCCGGGGGCCTGCGCCCCGGTCAGCGCCGCCGGAACCCGCGTCTGGGCCCACGTCTTGAGGACCTGTTGGTCACGTCGTGGGTCCGGCTCCAGACACTGTTCTCCCCTCCGCAGGGAGTGTCCCTGAGGGAGAAGCGTATTCACGCCCAGGACGCGCCTAAGATCGACCCATGATTCGGGGGATCGACCATGTGCAGGTAAATGCTCCTCAGGGACATGAGCAGCAAGCCCGCGCTTTCTTCAGCGCTTT is a window of Deinococcus taeanensis DNA encoding:
- a CDS encoding polysaccharide deacetylase family protein is translated as MNLFPHSFSRTACLLLPLALGACSAPRTPTNQTSLELPAVTPADGLAAYTLTLTNPGRGALSAQSTPSVALQSAGPSVGAQSAVRLRSSAAGFHDDIAANRRYLWTTFEVVNETRAALDNLTLVAYARAGQSIGGTALTALTGTQGEPAARELVARNIRPGDFLPSLPAPVNSFGFAGLRPEEAQGLERAAQRRGLLEPGDDVLEYGFSVSTPATGSQTLRPGARGTVTVVLKLPLIDARAPEQFSLSLLLATAGTERVTRLIGEPTAQAAERARASGAQELALIGPDRDLAPRKLRTVRLSNIRLSGGATPIHLLDPLEPLTGCLQNLSPQAANPQGTAGPLVTFLSDDGTAADLERLLPLFQEKGAVMTAAVASQNMMSGDAYFASAEQIRALQRAGWEIANHSRTHADLTTLTDTELDAEIEGARRELEAQGLKVTNFVYPYGQQDQRVRKIVCKSHRTAFVDRGGVNPLPMNTNYRITRVALGSWTDAGQNTLEAYKTAVDAAQAKGGWLVFMLHPGNHEQHDATQQAYLAQTIDYIKGRNIPIVTAAEAVRRLSSP